A single genomic interval of Symphalangus syndactylus isolate Jambi chromosome 18, NHGRI_mSymSyn1-v2.1_pri, whole genome shotgun sequence harbors:
- the LOC129467272 gene encoding putative uncharacterized protein YWHAH-AS1 translates to MVPTGWAGVGGAVVHGPEKLEKAVPLPRALDFLSVKWEAAMMNGKVPFFSSSESLGYFTTGRPADNVMTTQEDTTGLLQKTSLWTMSRPGAKKVMNSYFIAGHGPAVCYYSVSWLRQGFSITLTSFGRIPWPQAGVGTCPSPQSWVSLFLQPHREHHYAKTSSHSQPSPQSLALYLAYSRCSINICQMTECISPASGCHQALREPGRSKESFWIPATPYISNIFSES, encoded by the exons ATGGTTCCCACTgggtgggctggggtgggaggggctgTCGTGCATGGTCCGGAAAAGCTGGAGAAGGCTGTTCCTTTGCCTCGAGCCTTGgatttcttatctgtgaaatgggaggcTGCAATGATGAATGGCAAAGTACCTTTTTTTTCCAGCTCTGAAAGTCTAGGATATTTCACCACTGGAAGACCAGCAGACAATGTCATGACAACTCAAGAGGATACAACAGGGTTGCTTCAAAAGACAAGTCTTTGGACCATGTCAAGACCTGGAGCGAAGAAGGTAATGAACTCCTACTTCATAGCAGGCCATGGGCCAGCAGTTTGCTACTACTCTGTCTCTTGGTTAAGGCAAG GCTTCAGTATCACCCTGACTTCTTTTGGAAGGATCCCTTGgcctcaggctggagtgggcaCCTGCCCTAGCCCACAGAGCTgggtttctctctttcttcaacCACACAGGGAGCACCACTATGCAAAGACCTCATCACATTCACAGCCATCTCCCCAGAGCCTTGCACTGTACTTGGcatatagcaggtgctcaataaatatctgccaAATGACTGAATGCATCTCACCAGCCTCAGGATGCCACCAGGCCCTGAGGGAGCCAGGAAGATCAAAGGAAAGCTTTTGGATTCCTGCCACGCCTTACATTAGCAACATCTTCTCTGAGTCCTGA